From the genome of Mycoplasma sp. 1578d:
TATGGGGCACGTTGACCACGGTAAAACGACATTAATTGACAAAATTAGAAATTCAAATATTGTCGGGTTTGAAAATAGTGGAATTACCCAACATACTGGAGCTTATCAAATTGAACACAAAGGAAATAAGATCACCTTTATTGATACTCCAGGTCATGAAGCCTTTACTCAAATGCGTGCTCGGGGTGCTAAAGTTACTGATATTGTTATTTTAGTTGTTGCCGCTGATGATGGAGTTATGCCACAAACTAAAGAGGCAATTAGTCATGCTAAAGCCGCTCGAGTACCGATAATTGTGTTTGTAAATAAAATGGACAAACCAAATAAAGATTTAGATCGCATCAAGGGTGAGTTAGCTGAAAATGAAGTGGTTATCGAAGAATATGGTGGAGATACCCAAATTGTTTATGGATCAGCTTTAAATGGACAAGGACTTGATGATTTGTTTGATCAAATTATGCTTTTAACTGAAATTTTAGATTTAAAAGCTAATCCAAAGCGTTATCCAATTGGAACTGTAATTGAATCACGTGTGGATAAAGGTGTTGGAGCTGTATCAACAATTATTGTTGAAAACGGAACTCTTTATAAAGGTGATTTTATCGTTGCAGGTTCAAAATACGGAAGAATTCGGATGTTATTAGATTCACACAAACAACCAACAGATAAAGTTGAACCAGGGGCTCCAGCCATTGTTTCAGGTCTTAATTATGCTCCTGATGCTGGCGATAAATTTATTGGGTTAAATGATGAAAAGTTTGCTAAAAAACTTGCTGAACAAAAAGCCGCTCATGATAAGTTGAGTGCATTAAGTTCAAAAGCAAACACTGATATGCTTGATGGTAAGAAAGTGTTTAATGTCATCATTAAATCTGATGTACACGGAACTAGTGAAGCGATCAAAAGTCAAATTAACCATTTAGAAAATGATGAAGCAATTATTCGCGTAATCTCTGCAGGTGC
Proteins encoded in this window:
- the infB gene encoding translation initiation factor IF-2 — its product is MNKKNNRISNVHDVKEQLVTTKTELKNGVFTFTGRMSIVDFANKVKKNPNDIIKRFFMQGKARTLNYILEEEEIAELCLEYGFDFSKETNVDATNFLDEVSFIDKEEDLIKRAPIITVMGHVDHGKTTLIDKIRNSNIVGFENSGITQHTGAYQIEHKGNKITFIDTPGHEAFTQMRARGAKVTDIVILVVAADDGVMPQTKEAISHAKAARVPIIVFVNKMDKPNKDLDRIKGELAENEVVIEEYGGDTQIVYGSALNGQGLDDLFDQIMLLTEILDLKANPKRYPIGTVIESRVDKGVGAVSTIIVENGTLYKGDFIVAGSKYGRIRMLLDSHKQPTDKVEPGAPAIVSGLNYAPDAGDKFIGLNDEKFAKKLAEQKAAHDKLSALSSKANTDMLDGKKVFNVIIKSDVHGTSEAIKSQINHLENDEAIIRVISAGAGNVNGSDLLLAKASNAIIFVFNLKPAPPIKQSANNQGITIVNHDVIYKIIEDCQSLLDSEKTPVYEEQKIGEAHIIKVFFYSKVGKIAGCIQDSGMVLAGSKVKVYRKGKLIHEGVLETLRRELNDVKEVLKGKDFGCHIKDYNDIEEDDVLEFYQDVRIN